The Mycolicibacterium fluoranthenivorans genomic interval CTTCGGCGGTGATCTCGCGGTGTTCGCCGTAGTCCTTGTCTTCGGCCGGGCCGGCCTCGATCCCGAAACCGCCGGCGATGACCGAGATGAACGACCGGTTCATGGCCTTGCACATGATGTAGGACAGGTAGGCACCGGAGGAGCCGACGAGGGCGCCGGTGATGATCAGCAGGTCGTTGGACAGCAGGAACCCCGATGCCGCGGCGGCCCAGCCGGAGTAGCTGTTGAGCATCGACACGACGACGGGCATATCGCCGCCGCCGATGGAGGCCACCAGGTGCCAGCCGAGCAGCAGGGCGAGCACGGTGACGACGATCAGCAGCCACAGTGCCGGGGAGATGACGAACCACACCGTCAGCGCGAAGAACACCACCAGCGCCCCGATGTTGAGGACGTTCTTGCCCGGCAGCATCAGTGGGTTGGATTTGATCCGGGCCGACAGTTTCAGGTTGGCCACGATGGATCCGGTGAAGGTGACAGCGCCGATGAAGACGCCGACGAACACCTCGGCGGAGTGGATGCCCAGCATGCCTTCGCCCGCCAGGTGTGCGGCCTCGGCGCCGCCCGGCGCGTTTTCGACGTGTAGGTAGCCGTTCCAGCCGACCAGGACGGCGGCCAAGCCCACGAACGAATGCAGCAGCGCGATCAACTCGGGCATGCCGGTCATCTCGACGACGCGGGCGCGCCACAGGCCGATCGCGGCACCGATGGCCATCGCACCGACCAAGAGCCCGAGGCCGAGGGGCTCGATCTTGCGGTCCAGCGCGAGCGCGATGGTGGCGATCAGGGCCACGGCCATGCCGGCCATACCGAAGGTGTTGCCCGCCTTGGATGTTTCGTGCTTGGACAGCCCGGCCAGGGCCAGGATGAACAGCAGGGCCGCGACGACGTAGGCCGAGGTGGCGGCAGTCTCTACCGTGAACATGGAATCCGTTCCATTCAGGTCAAAATGGGCATCGAAACTGGTTCGAATGAAGGGCGCTGGTTCTAGCTGCGGGAGAACATCGCGAGCATGCGACGCGTCACCGCGAAGCCGCCGAAGACGTTGATGGAGGCCAGCAGGATCGCGATCGTGGCCAGGACGGTGATCGGCAGATCACCGTGGCCGATCTGCAGCAGGGCACCGACGACGATGATGCCGGAGATCGCGTTGGTCACCGACATCAGCGGGGTGTGCAGCGCGTGGTGCACGTGGCCGATCACGTAATAGCCGATCACGATGGCCAGCGCGAACACCGTCAGGTGCACCTGCAGGGCGACCGGGGAGATGGCGATCAGTCCGAACAGCACCGCGGCGGCGATACCCGTGAGCCCGAGCCGGCGGCTGGTGGGCATCGGTTCCTTGACCGGCTTGGGCTCCACCGGTGCGGCAGCCGCGGCAACGGGTGCCGCCGAGACCTGCACCGGGGGCGGGGGCCAGGTGGTCTCGCCGTCGCGCACCACGGTCACCGAGCGCTGCACCACGTCGTCGAAGTTCAGGACGAGCCGCCCGTCCTTCTCCGGGGTGAGCAGCTTGAGCAGGTTGACCAGGTTGGTGCCGTAGAGCTGGGACGCCGTCGCCGGCAGCCGGCCGGCCAGGTCGGTGTAGCCGATGATCGTCACGCCGTTGGCGGTGACGATGGCCTGATCCTTGACCGTGCCCTCGACGTTGCCGCCGTTGGCCGCGGCCATGTCGACGATCACGCTGCCCGGCTTCATCGAGGCGACCATCTCCGCGGTGATGATCCGCGGCGCGGGGCGTCCCGGGATCAACGCGGTGGTGATGATGATGTCGACGTCTTTGCTCTGCTCGGCGTAGAGCTCCGCCTCCCGGGCCTTGTAGTCCTCGCCCATCTCCTTGGCGTAGCCGGTGGCGGACACCTCGGCCGCCGCGGGGTCGACGTAGAGGTACTCCCCACCGAGGGAGCGGACCTGATCGGCCACCTCGGGCCGCGGGTCGGTGGCCCGGACGATCGCACCCATGCTGCCCGCCGCACCGATGGCGGCCAGTCCGGCGACCCCGGCGCCGACCACCAGCACCTTGGCCGGCGGCACCTTGCCCGCGGCGGTCACCTGGCCGGTGAAGAACCGGCCGAAGGCGTGGGCGGCCTCGACCACGGCGCGGTAGCCGGCGATATTGGCCATCGAGGACAACACGTCCAGTGACTGGGCCCGCGAGATACGCGGTACCGCGTCCATGGCCAGCACCGTGATCGGGCGCGCGGACAGCTTCTCGACCAGTTCGGGCTTGAGTGCGGGCGAGATGAACGAGACCAGGGTCGCCCCGTCGCGCAGCGCGGCGATCTCGTCATCGGTGGGGGCGTTGACCTTGAGCACCACATCACCGGCCCACGGGTCGCCGATCTGCGCGCCGGCCTCCACGTAGGCGGCGTCGGTGAAGCTGGACGCGGCGCCGGCACCGGACTCGACCACTACCGAATAGCCCAGCTTGATGATCTGCCCAACGGTGTGCGGTGTGGCGGCGACGCGTGTCTCACCCGGCAGAGACTCGCGCGGTATCGCGATGATCATCGACTCAAGTCCGTTCTTGGGAAATGCGGCCTGTTGGTTGGCATGCATGAGTTTCGCATCCGCAATGCCCGTTTGCGCGGGCCCCCCTGCAACGGTGAACGAATGTTCACAGCCAGTCGCGCCTCTTGAACGATACGTACAGCAGAATCACCAGAACGACGATCAGTGTGGAACTGGCGACGAATCCGATCGTGGTGTTGATCCCCGGGTAATTGACGTTCTGGCCGTAGAAGCCGGTGATCGCGGTGGGCACCGCGATGATGGCCGCCCAGCCGGTGAGTTTCTTCATCACCGTGTTCAGCCGCGCGTCCTGCAGCGACAGATTGGTCTCGAACACCGACGTGACCATGTCGCGCAGCGATTCGGTCCACTCCGAGGCGCGCAGCACGTGGTCGTACAGGTCGGCGTAGAGCGGATCCAGCTCGGGCGACGTCCGGGAATCCAGCCGGCGGTGCTGGATGGTGCTCACCACTTCGCGCATGGGCAGCACCACCCGGCGTAGCTGTACCAGGTCCTTGCGCATCCGGTAGGTGCGCCGCTGCAGGCCTCGCCGCGGTCCGTCGTTGTCGAACAGTTCGTCTTCGAGGGATTCGATGGCGTCGTCGAGGTCCTGCACCGCCTCGAAATGGCCGTCCACCACGACGTCGAGCAGGCCGTGCACCAGGGCGCCGGTGCCGTGCTCCTGCCCGCCGAGTTCGTCGAACCGCTGTGACACCAGGTCGATGTCGAACGGTGTCGCCCCGTCCGGCCCGACCGCGGGCAGACGCACGGTGATGAGTCCGCGCGGCAGCACGAATGCCGAGATCCGGCACTTGACCAGGGTGGCTGTGCTGTCGTCCGTGGGAGTCACCGTGTTCACCGCGTACACGGTGAAGAAGGTGTACGAGTGATAGACCGAGACCTTGGTGCGTTCCATCGGTGCGGTGGCGTCCTCCACCGCCCAGATGTTCAAGCCCAGCTCGATGGCCAGCCTGCGCAGATCGTCATGGTCGGGGTTGTAGATATCGGCCCACACCAGCGTGTCCTCGGCCGCCAGACAATCCGAGATCGCCTCGAACGTGAACCCGTCCACCGGCTTGCCGGACCGCCAGATCCGGCCACGCACCTCGGTCATGGCGGACCCACCAGATTGCCGCGCCGGACGTTGTCCCGGCAGGTCGCGCGGTCCTGGCCGGTTTCGGTGACGCACACCCGCACCTGCTCTTCGATACCCGGCGGATACACCTGATCGGTCGCGGCCGGGGTGACCGTCGGGACCGGGACGGTGCCGGAGTAGATCGACCACATGGTGTCCCCGGTGCTCGGCAGCCGGGCGCAGTAGGCCTTCTCGCCGGTACTGCTCTGCCCGGCTGCGCCGAGCGTTTCGCAGTCGGCGCCGATGAGCACCACGGGCACCTGGGGTACTCCCGGTGCGGCGTGTCGTGTCACCGGCTCACGTTCGCCCAGCAGATAGGCGGCCGCCGCGACGCCGATCGTCGCGAGCACCGCCACCAGTGCCAGCAGTCGGGTGCGGCGACGGCGGGGCCTGGGCGTGCGGTACGCCTGGGCCGGGACGGTGAGGCCGCCGGGACCGCCGATGCTGGCGCGCAGAGCCGAGGCGAATTCCGCGCAGCTTCCGAACCGATCCTCCGGGGATTTCGCGAGTGCCCGCGACAGCACCGGGTCCAGATCCGCGAGCTCGGGCCGGCGTCCGGCGATCAGGGGCGGCGGCGCCGTGATGTGCTGGCTGATGACCGCGGCCGGATTGTCGTGCAGGTACGGCGGCGCCCCGGCCAGGAGTTCGAAAGCCGTTGCCGCCAGCGAGTATTGGTCGGCCCTGCCGTCGACGTGTTCACCCATCAACTGCTCGGGTGCCGCGTAGGCGACGGTGCCGACGGTCATGCTGGTCGCGGTCAGGCGACTGGTATCGCCCATCCGCCGGGCAATCCCGAAATCCGCGAGCAGCACACGTGGCCACTCGGCGCCGATATCGGTGAGCAGGATGTTGGCGGGCTTGATATCGCGGTGCAGCAGCTTGCGCTGGTGTGCGTAGTCCAGGGCGTCGGCGACGGCGCTGATGATGTGCACCACCTCATCGGCGGGCAGGCCACCGGAGCCCTGTCCCCGCAGCAGCTGCCCGGCATCGGTGCCGTCCACGTACTCCATCGAGATCCACAGCTGCCCGTCGTGCTCGCCGCGGTCGTACACGCGGACGATGTTGGGGTGCATGAGGTCGGCGGCGAAGTCGGCCTCCCGTTCGAAGCGGGCCTGGTACTCGGCATCGGCGCTGACGTCCTTGCGCAGCACCTTGATGGCGTCCTGGCGCGGGAGTCGCGGATGGGCGGCGAGATAGACCTCGCCCATACCGCCCGCACCGAGGAGGCGCACGACGGTGTAACCGGCGAACCGCTCACCGGGCGCTATCGACAACGTCGCCTCCTACCGTGCTCCCCCCATTGTCACCGACGAAAAGCGAGACGGTCGCATCTGGCCGGACACGAGAGTCTCCGGCCGGTTTCGCCGGCGGTGGGTGGCGCGGGCGCAACGGCTTAAAACTCGCTGTGAGCAGAGCTCTTCACCCTGCGTTCGGCCGCCCGTATAAAAGGGGCGGCGTGTACCCGACATCACCGGTTCACAGAAAGCCGTCCACCAGAAAGTTGGGCCCGACGTGTCGGTCTTTGTCGATATCACCCCGATCACCCCGGATGAGGCGGTCGGCCCGCTGCGTGCGCCCGCGGGAGGTTCCGGCCGAGGGCGCGCGGTCCTGACCCGCGCAGGGTTGCCGCTGCTGTC includes:
- a CDS encoding magnesium transporter CorA family protein; its protein translation is MTEVRGRIWRSGKPVDGFTFEAISDCLAAEDTLVWADIYNPDHDDLRRLAIELGLNIWAVEDATAPMERTKVSVYHSYTFFTVYAVNTVTPTDDSTATLVKCRISAFVLPRGLITVRLPAVGPDGATPFDIDLVSQRFDELGGQEHGTGALVHGLLDVVVDGHFEAVQDLDDAIESLEDELFDNDGPRRGLQRRTYRMRKDLVQLRRVVLPMREVVSTIQHRRLDSRTSPELDPLYADLYDHVLRASEWTESLRDMVTSVFETNLSLQDARLNTVMKKLTGWAAIIAVPTAITGFYGQNVNYPGINTTIGFVASSTLIVVLVILLYVSFKRRDWL
- a CDS encoding Re/Si-specific NAD(P)(+) transhydrogenase subunit alpha, with the protein product MIIAIPRESLPGETRVAATPHTVGQIIKLGYSVVVESGAGAASSFTDAAYVEAGAQIGDPWAGDVVLKVNAPTDDEIAALRDGATLVSFISPALKPELVEKLSARPITVLAMDAVPRISRAQSLDVLSSMANIAGYRAVVEAAHAFGRFFTGQVTAAGKVPPAKVLVVGAGVAGLAAIGAAGSMGAIVRATDPRPEVADQVRSLGGEYLYVDPAAAEVSATGYAKEMGEDYKAREAELYAEQSKDVDIIITTALIPGRPAPRIITAEMVASMKPGSVIVDMAAANGGNVEGTVKDQAIVTANGVTIIGYTDLAGRLPATASQLYGTNLVNLLKLLTPEKDGRLVLNFDDVVQRSVTVVRDGETTWPPPPVQVSAAPVAAAAAPVEPKPVKEPMPTSRRLGLTGIAAAVLFGLIAISPVALQVHLTVFALAIVIGYYVIGHVHHALHTPLMSVTNAISGIIVVGALLQIGHGDLPITVLATIAILLASINVFGGFAVTRRMLAMFSRS
- the pntB gene encoding Re/Si-specific NAD(P)(+) transhydrogenase subunit beta — its product is MFTVETAATSAYVVAALLFILALAGLSKHETSKAGNTFGMAGMAVALIATIALALDRKIEPLGLGLLVGAMAIGAAIGLWRARVVEMTGMPELIALLHSFVGLAAVLVGWNGYLHVENAPGGAEAAHLAGEGMLGIHSAEVFVGVFIGAVTFTGSIVANLKLSARIKSNPLMLPGKNVLNIGALVVFFALTVWFVISPALWLLIVVTVLALLLGWHLVASIGGGDMPVVVSMLNSYSGWAAAASGFLLSNDLLIITGALVGSSGAYLSYIMCKAMNRSFISVIAGGFGIEAGPAEDKDYGEHREITAEGAAELLRSASSVIITPGYGMAVAQAQYGVADLTRKLRERGVNVRFGIHPVAGRLPGHMNVLLAEAKVPYDIVLEMDEINDDFADTAVVLVIGANDTVNPAAAEDPGSPIAGMPVLKVWNAENVIVFKRSMASGYAGVQNPLFFRENTQMLFGDARDRVNDILAAL
- a CDS encoding serine/threonine-protein kinase is translated as MSIAPGERFAGYTVVRLLGAGGMGEVYLAAHPRLPRQDAIKVLRKDVSADAEYQARFEREADFAADLMHPNIVRVYDRGEHDGQLWISMEYVDGTDAGQLLRGQGSGGLPADEVVHIISAVADALDYAHQRKLLHRDIKPANILLTDIGAEWPRVLLADFGIARRMGDTSRLTATSMTVGTVAYAAPEQLMGEHVDGRADQYSLAATAFELLAGAPPYLHDNPAAVISQHITAPPPLIAGRRPELADLDPVLSRALAKSPEDRFGSCAEFASALRASIGGPGGLTVPAQAYRTPRPRRRRTRLLALVAVLATIGVAAAAYLLGEREPVTRHAAPGVPQVPVVLIGADCETLGAAGQSSTGEKAYCARLPSTGDTMWSIYSGTVPVPTVTPAATDQVYPPGIEEQVRVCVTETGQDRATCRDNVRRGNLVGPP